Proteins found in one Mustela lutreola isolate mMusLut2 chromosome 12, mMusLut2.pri, whole genome shotgun sequence genomic segment:
- the RNF38 gene encoding E3 ubiquitin-protein ligase RNF38 isoform X1: MRPWEMTSNRQPPSVRSSQHHFSGERCNTPARNRRSPPVRRQRGRRDRLSRHNSISQDENYHHLPYAQQQAIEEPRAFHPPNVSPRLLHPAAHPPQQNAVMVDIHDQLHQGTVPVSYTVTTVAPHGIPLCTGQHIPACSTQQVPGCSVVFSGQHLPVCSVPPPMLQACSVQHLPVPYAAFPPLISSDPFLLHPPHLSPHHPPHLPPPGQFVPFQTQQSRSPLQRIENEVELLGEHLPVGGFTYPPSAHPPTLPPSAPLQFLTHDPLHQEVSFGVPYPPFMPRRLTGRSRYRSQQPIPPPPYHPSLLPYVLSMLPVPPAVGPTFSFELDVEDGEVENYEALLNLAERLGEAKPRGLTKADIEQLPSYRFNPNNHQSEQTLCVVCMCDFESRQLLRVLPCNHEFHAKCVDKWLKANRTCPICRADASEVHRDSE, from the exons TCCTCCTGTCAGGCgccagagaggaagaagggatcGTCTGTCTCGACATAATTCCATTAGTCAAGATGAAAATTATCACCATCTCCCTTATGCACAGCAGCAAGCAATAGAGGAACCTCGAGCCTTCCACCCTCCGAATGTATCTCCCCGTCTGTTACACCCTGCTGCTCATCCACCCCAGCAAAATGCAGTAATGGTTGACATACATGATCAG CTCCATCAGGGCACTGTCCCTGTTTCTTACACAGTAACAACAGTGGCACCACATGGGATCCCACTCTGCACAGGCCAGCACATCCCTGCTTGCAGTACACAACAGGTCCCAGGATGCTCTGTGGTTTTCAGTGGACAGCACCTCCCTGTCTGTAGTGTGCCTCCTCCA ATGCTTCAAGCATGTTCAGTTCAGCACTTACCAGTACCATATGCTGCGTTCCCACCCCTTATTTCTAGTGACCCATTTCTTTTACATCCTCCTCACCTTTCTCCCCATCATCCTCCTCATTTGCCACCACCTGGCCAGTTTGTCCCTTTCCAAACACAGCAGTCACGATCG cctctgcaAAGGATAGAAAATGAAGTGGAACTCTTAGGTGAACATCTTCCAGTAGGAGGTTTTACTTATCCTCCATCGGCCCATCCCCCAACATTACCTCCATCAGCTCCTTTGCAGTTCCTAACCCATGATCCTTTGCATCAGGAGGTGTCCTTCGGAGTA CCTTATCCTCCATTTATGCCTCGGAGGCTCACAGGACGTAGTAGATATCGATCCCAGCAGCCAATACCACCTCCCCCCTATCATCCCAGCTTACTACCATATGTGTT ATCAATGCTTCCAGTGCCACCTGCAGTGGGTCCAACTTTCAGCTTTGAATTGGACGTGGAAGATGGAGAAGTAGAAAATTACGAG GCCCTGTTAAACCTGGCAGAGCGACTGGGAGAGGCTAAGCCTCGAGGACTGACTAAAGCAGATATTGAACAACTTCCTTCTTACCGGTTCAATCCTAACAATCACCAGTCAGAACAGACTTT gtGTGTAGTATGCATGTGTGATTTTGAGTCAAGGCAGCTACTTAGAGTTTTACCCTGTAACCATGAGTTCCATGCCAAGTGTGTCGACAAATGGCTTAAG GCAAATCGTACTTGCCCAATCTGCCGAGCTGACGCTTCAGAAGTGCATCGGGATTCAGAATGA
- the RNF38 gene encoding E3 ubiquitin-protein ligase RNF38 isoform X12: MMTVTSPPVRRQRGRRDRLSRHNSISQDENYHHLPYAQQQAIEEPRAFHPPNVSPRLLHPAAHPPQQNAVMVDIHDQLHQGTVPVSYTVTTVAPHGIPLCTGQHIPACSTQQVPGCSVVFSGQHLPVCSVPPPMLQACSVQHLPVPYAAFPPLISSDPFLLHPPHLSPHHPPHLPPPGQFVPFQTQQSRSPLQRIENEVELLGEHLPVGGFTYPPSAHPPTLPPSAPLQFLTHDPLHQEVSFGVPYPPFMPRRLTGRSRYRSQQPIPPPPYHPSLLPYVLSMLPVPPAVGPTFSFELDVEDGEVENYEALLNLAERLGEAKPRGLTKADIEQLPSYRFNPNNHQSEQTLCVVCMCDFESRQLLRVLPCNHEFHAKCVDKWLKANRTCPICRADASEVHRDSE, encoded by the exons TCCTCCTGTCAGGCgccagagaggaagaagggatcGTCTGTCTCGACATAATTCCATTAGTCAAGATGAAAATTATCACCATCTCCCTTATGCACAGCAGCAAGCAATAGAGGAACCTCGAGCCTTCCACCCTCCGAATGTATCTCCCCGTCTGTTACACCCTGCTGCTCATCCACCCCAGCAAAATGCAGTAATGGTTGACATACATGATCAG CTCCATCAGGGCACTGTCCCTGTTTCTTACACAGTAACAACAGTGGCACCACATGGGATCCCACTCTGCACAGGCCAGCACATCCCTGCTTGCAGTACACAACAGGTCCCAGGATGCTCTGTGGTTTTCAGTGGACAGCACCTCCCTGTCTGTAGTGTGCCTCCTCCA ATGCTTCAAGCATGTTCAGTTCAGCACTTACCAGTACCATATGCTGCGTTCCCACCCCTTATTTCTAGTGACCCATTTCTTTTACATCCTCCTCACCTTTCTCCCCATCATCCTCCTCATTTGCCACCACCTGGCCAGTTTGTCCCTTTCCAAACACAGCAGTCACGATCG cctctgcaAAGGATAGAAAATGAAGTGGAACTCTTAGGTGAACATCTTCCAGTAGGAGGTTTTACTTATCCTCCATCGGCCCATCCCCCAACATTACCTCCATCAGCTCCTTTGCAGTTCCTAACCCATGATCCTTTGCATCAGGAGGTGTCCTTCGGAGTA CCTTATCCTCCATTTATGCCTCGGAGGCTCACAGGACGTAGTAGATATCGATCCCAGCAGCCAATACCACCTCCCCCCTATCATCCCAGCTTACTACCATATGTGTT ATCAATGCTTCCAGTGCCACCTGCAGTGGGTCCAACTTTCAGCTTTGAATTGGACGTGGAAGATGGAGAAGTAGAAAATTACGAG GCCCTGTTAAACCTGGCAGAGCGACTGGGAGAGGCTAAGCCTCGAGGACTGACTAAAGCAGATATTGAACAACTTCCTTCTTACCGGTTCAATCCTAACAATCACCAGTCAGAACAGACTTT gtGTGTAGTATGCATGTGTGATTTTGAGTCAAGGCAGCTACTTAGAGTTTTACCCTGTAACCATGAGTTCCATGCCAAGTGTGTCGACAAATGGCTTAAG GCAAATCGTACTTGCCCAATCTGCCGAGCTGACGCTTCAGAAGTGCATCGGGATTCAGAATGA